The genomic interval CGCGCGCGGTGTGCTGGGCCACGCGTCCCAGGTTCGCAAGGAAAACGCTGGGGCGGCTGCCCTTTCCCGCGAGCGCGGCATCGCTGGCATCGCGCATCGCCTCGAAGGGCTCGGAGAGCCGGCGAAGCGGAAGCGCCTGCATGCGCGCGCCGCCATCGGCAATCCCCGTGGCAATCGCCGAGAGGCTAGCGCCCTTGCCGGCGGCTTCGACGAGCGCCTCGAAGAGCGCGCCGCCACCGGCAGCGGGGAGGCCCTGCAACGCCGGGTCGTTCGCGCGCTTGCGCGGCGCGGGCACCTCGCGCGCGGGCAGCTCTTCATGGATGTTCGGGAACTCGCTCACGCCGGTGATCGGATCCTTGCGGCGGGCGATGTTCTTTGCGCGGCTCTCGTGCACGGCATTGATCTGCTCGGCAATGAAGCCGCTCCCAAGCGCTTCGAGCATGCCGCCCTTCTCCTCGATCTGCTGGAAGAAAATCCAGGCCGCCTCGGCGAGCTGCTCGGTGCGGCGCTCGACGTACCAGCTCCCGCCGGCGGGATCGACCACGCGAAAGAGATTCGATTCCTCGCCGAGGATGAGCTGGGTGTTGCGCGCCACGCGGCGGGCCAGGTCATTGGGAAGCCCGATGGCCGCATCGAAGGGCGCAACGGTTACCGCGTCGGCGCCGCCCACGGCGCCCGCGAAGGTGACCACTGTCGTGCGGAGCATGTTCACCCACGGATCATTCTTTGTGAGAATCCGGCGGCCGGTGGTCGCGTGCAGGTGCGCCATGGCGCGGGCATTCTCGCTCGCGCCGCAGGCCCCGGCAACGCGCGCCCACAGGGCGCGCGCGGCGCGCAGCTTCGCAACGCCGAGGAACTGGTCGGCGCTGAGCGAATAGGTGAATGCGATCTGAGCGCAGGCGGCGTCCATGTCCATGCCTGCGGCTTCAAGCGCGCGCAGGTAAGCGAGCGCCGTGCTCATCGAGATTGCGAGGTCCTGCGCCTCGCTGGCACCGGCGCCATGGTAGGCGCTGGTGTCCACGCAAAGGGCGGTGGC from Chrysiogenia bacterium carries:
- a CDS encoding methylmalonyl-CoA mutase small subunit; translated protein: MSDQKNYADLSLAGDFEKPTYEQWLKVVDKALGGAPFEKKMVTRTYEGFDLKPLYTREDWEAGGDPAGLPGADPFTRGAHASGAAAEGWDICQEHAHPDVKTTSEAILKDLERGVNSILLRIDDGHTGGVGIESLAELKAALEGVYLDVAPLALGAGANAVAAAALLAALLKEKNIKPGDARVHFGVDPLGTLAGTGGLSSSVADALAQAADLAQWTGKNLPKATALCVDTSAYHGAGASEAQDLAISMSTALAYLRALEAAGMDMDAACAQIAFTYSLSADQFLGVAKLRAARALWARVAGACGASENARAMAHLHATTGRRILTKNDPWVNMLRTTVVTFAGAVGGADAVTVAPFDAAIGLPNDLARRVARNTQLILGEESNLFRVVDPAGGSWYVERRTEQLAEAAWIFFQQIEEKGGMLEALGSGFIAEQINAVHESRAKNIARRKDPITGVSEFPNIHEELPAREVPAPRKRANDPALQGLPAAGGGALFEALVEAAGKGASLSAIATGIADGGARMQALPLRRLSEPFEAMRDASDAALAGKGSRPSVFLANLGRVAQHTARASYAKNFFEAGGILALGNDGFSDPAAMAAAFKESGAKIAVLCGSDDQYAELVASFAPALRDAGASRIYLAGNPGENEETYRKAGVEEFVFVGCNVLDSVGGALAHLGVQGGAA